The Methylomicrobium lacus LW14 genome window below encodes:
- a CDS encoding OmpA family protein: MKPSQFRPFTGLSICTSLLAWACLATAHAQEAQIPLETQKKQIELDKQQLELEKKQLELQRKQLQIEESARKELQLQETEKAVTMKLEGDVVFDFGKAEIKSKAEQTLDKVGTVIAQFPEGKVLIEGYTDSKGSQRLNLDLSKRRAQAVKDWLVKKKGVAESIITTGGFGETKPVAPNTNPDGSDNPQGRQQNRRVEITVEKN, translated from the coding sequence ATGAAGCCATCACAATTTCGTCCGTTTACCGGATTATCCATCTGCACATCGCTGCTGGCGTGGGCATGCTTAGCTACAGCGCATGCGCAGGAAGCTCAAATCCCGCTCGAGACTCAAAAGAAGCAGATCGAGCTCGATAAACAGCAGCTCGAGCTGGAGAAGAAGCAGTTGGAGTTGCAACGCAAGCAACTTCAGATCGAGGAATCCGCTCGCAAGGAGCTTCAGCTACAGGAAACAGAAAAAGCCGTCACCATGAAACTCGAAGGCGACGTGGTTTTTGATTTCGGTAAAGCCGAGATCAAGTCCAAGGCGGAGCAGACTCTCGACAAGGTCGGGACAGTGATCGCACAGTTCCCCGAGGGCAAGGTGCTCATCGAAGGATACACCGATTCCAAAGGCTCGCAAAGACTAAACCTCGATCTTTCAAAACGGCGCGCCCAGGCGGTGAAAGACTGGCTGGTTAAAAAGAAAGGCGTTGCCGAATCGATCATCACGACCGGCGGCTTCGGTGAGACGAAGCCCGTTGCGCCGAACACCAACCCCGACGGTAGCGACAACCCGCAAGGTCGACAGCAGAATCGGCGCGTCGAGATCACGGTCGAAAAGAATTGA
- the shc gene encoding squalene--hopene cyclase — translation MLKETSSLSGSKQDFTGTLVSPAKLDSAITRASAQLLALQNEEGYWVFELEADCTIPSEYILMMHYMDEINEALQAKIANYLRAQQGADGSYSLFKDGAGDISCTIKAYYAMKMAGDSVQAVHMVKAREWILARGGAAKANVFTRIMLAMFEQIPWRGVPFIPVEIMLLPKWFPFHIDKVSYWSRTVIVPLSILCTYKVKARNPHKIGIGELFVTPPDKEKYYFFHVKTPLGKAILAGERMGRLLEPLIPAFVRRKATVKARDWFMARLNGYYGLGGIFTAMVNAYEAMDYLGLPPDNERRRIARAAIDRLLVIKEDSAYCQPCVSPVWDTGLAALALQEVDRNERNPRTQQALKSALRWLAGKQLKDEAGDWQIQRPNLPGGGWAFQFGNSYYPDADDTAVVAFAMIQAGDREYAGNIERAGAWIAGIQSSNGGYGAYDADNIHAYLNQIPFADHEALIDPPTADVSGRCLMLLGKLLNQHPEYRATIDKCIDYLRSQQETDGSWFGRWGTNYIYGTWSVLTGFESAGVPRNDPGIRKAVSWLKSKQRPDGGWGEDNYSYSYPKFRSQFHTSTAFHAALALLALLSAGEAGCHEVESGVNYLLTNQQADGFWKDDGSNAPGFPKVFYLKYHGYDKFFPLWALGRYRNERKRLFLF, via the coding sequence ATGTTAAAAGAGACTTCTTCACTTTCAGGTTCAAAGCAAGACTTCACCGGCACCCTTGTTTCACCCGCAAAACTTGACAGCGCGATTACCCGAGCCAGTGCGCAACTCCTCGCCCTGCAAAACGAAGAAGGTTATTGGGTATTCGAACTGGAAGCGGATTGCACGATTCCTTCCGAGTACATCCTGATGATGCATTACATGGACGAAATCAACGAAGCGCTTCAGGCCAAGATCGCCAATTATCTTCGCGCACAACAAGGCGCGGACGGCAGTTATTCTCTTTTTAAAGACGGTGCGGGTGACATCAGTTGTACGATCAAAGCCTATTACGCGATGAAAATGGCCGGTGACTCTGTGCAAGCCGTGCATATGGTCAAGGCACGCGAGTGGATACTCGCCCGGGGCGGCGCGGCCAAGGCCAATGTGTTCACTCGCATCATGCTGGCCATGTTTGAGCAAATCCCTTGGCGCGGGGTCCCCTTCATTCCGGTGGAAATCATGCTGCTGCCCAAGTGGTTTCCGTTTCATATCGACAAAGTATCGTACTGGTCGCGCACCGTGATCGTTCCGTTGTCCATCCTCTGTACCTATAAGGTCAAGGCCCGTAATCCCCACAAAATAGGAATCGGTGAATTGTTCGTTACCCCGCCGGATAAGGAAAAGTATTATTTTTTCCACGTCAAAACGCCGCTAGGCAAGGCTATTCTGGCCGGCGAGCGCATGGGGCGCTTACTGGAGCCTTTGATACCCGCTTTCGTCCGCCGCAAGGCTACCGTCAAGGCGCGTGACTGGTTCATGGCCAGATTGAATGGTTACTATGGTCTGGGGGGGATTTTCACGGCCATGGTCAATGCCTATGAAGCCATGGATTACTTAGGGCTCCCGCCCGACAATGAACGGCGGCGGATCGCCAGAGCCGCCATCGACCGGTTGCTGGTTATCAAGGAGGATAGTGCCTATTGCCAACCCTGTGTTTCTCCCGTCTGGGATACCGGCCTCGCTGCTTTGGCCTTGCAGGAAGTCGACCGCAACGAACGTAATCCACGCACTCAACAAGCGCTTAAATCGGCACTGCGCTGGCTGGCAGGCAAGCAGTTAAAGGATGAAGCGGGCGACTGGCAAATCCAGCGTCCCAATCTGCCGGGCGGTGGCTGGGCTTTCCAGTTCGGCAACAGCTATTACCCCGACGCCGATGATACGGCGGTGGTTGCCTTTGCGATGATTCAGGCCGGCGACCGGGAGTATGCCGGAAACATCGAGCGCGCCGGCGCCTGGATCGCCGGCATACAATCCAGCAATGGCGGCTATGGTGCTTATGATGCCGACAACATCCATGCCTATCTGAACCAGATACCGTTTGCCGACCACGAAGCCCTGATCGACCCACCCACCGCCGATGTCAGCGGTCGTTGCCTCATGCTGCTGGGCAAGCTTTTAAACCAGCATCCGGAATACCGGGCGACCATCGACAAATGCATCGATTACTTGCGCAGTCAGCAGGAAACGGATGGTTCCTGGTTCGGTCGCTGGGGCACTAATTATATTTACGGCACCTGGTCGGTTCTGACCGGTTTTGAAAGCGCAGGCGTGCCTAGGAACGACCCCGGCATTCGGAAAGCCGTCTCTTGGTTAAAATCCAAACAACGTCCTGACGGCGGCTGGGGCGAGGATAATTACAGTTACAGCTATCCAAAATTCCGCAGCCAATTCCATACCAGCACGGCATTCCATGCCGCTCTTGCCCTCCTGGCGTTACTTTCGGCAGGCGAGGCAGGCTGCCATGAAGTCGAGAGCGGAGTGAATTACCTGCTCACAAACCAGCAGGCCGATGGGTTCTGGAAAGACGATGGTTCCAATGCGCCCGGCTTTCCCAAGGTTTTTTATCTGAAATACCACGGTTACGATAAATTTTTTCCGCTCTGGGCGCTTGGCCGCTACCGTAACGAGCGCAAGCGCCTGTTTCTCTTCTGA
- a CDS encoding amylo-alpha-1,6-glucosidase, with protein MNSDSVIRTHWTGDIAEQEELLTREWLVTNGLGGYASGTISGVPTRRFHSFLTAALSDPRGRYVMLNQLSELVRFPDGSSQKIGGIELAGGALDLHGMSSLREFRLESGLPVWRYELANHVIEKWIMMPYMSNTVLVRYRLVSGTGPVRLKIRLAVHFRRHEASLAEGFPMDSYDLKASAGRLEIHGFSIPPLCLYADGENPAFTIETKRFSDILYRIEGQRGYEAKGNLWSPGYFRVDLAAGKDVTLIASSESRESTMALSPAETFQAELERRRHLLAAARPELAKGLARQLVLAADQFIIAPIERVAETPRICATGGDVRTVIAGYHWFTDWGRDTMISLEGLTLTTGRHTEAGHILRTFAHHLRDGLIPNLFPEGESEGVYYTADATLWFFHALERYLEYTGDRGLLKELLPKLLDIIDYHIRGTRFGIHCDPGDGLLAQGDPRYALTWMDAKLGDWVVTPRRGKAVEINALWYNALRLMEKWMQEEHLSSNVSEIAKRADVTRLSFNQRFWNAGTGHLYDVVDGESGENDPACRPNQVFALSLSHPVLDQAHWQSVFQTIKGRLLTPVGLRTLSPDHPDYKAVYQGDLRARDASYHQGTVWPWLLGPYTDAWLRVYPEQRKDARDFLDQLLARHLHEACIGSVSEVFDAEGLFTPRGCIAQAWSVAEILRAWVKVAENHKMVESKSD; from the coding sequence ATGAACAGTGATAGTGTCATTCGAACGCATTGGACGGGGGATATTGCCGAACAGGAAGAGTTGCTAACACGCGAATGGTTGGTCACGAACGGTCTTGGCGGCTATGCGTCCGGCACGATCTCGGGCGTACCCACCCGGCGTTTCCACAGCTTTTTAACCGCCGCGCTTTCCGATCCTCGAGGCCGCTACGTGATGCTCAATCAACTCAGTGAGTTGGTTCGGTTTCCCGATGGCAGCAGCCAGAAAATAGGCGGCATCGAGTTGGCGGGCGGAGCGCTCGATCTACACGGCATGTCGAGTCTCCGCGAATTTCGCCTGGAATCCGGGTTGCCGGTATGGCGCTATGAACTGGCAAACCATGTGATTGAAAAATGGATCATGATGCCTTATATGAGCAATACGGTTCTTGTGAGGTATCGCCTGGTTTCAGGAACAGGGCCAGTACGGCTCAAGATTCGCTTGGCCGTGCATTTTCGTCGTCATGAGGCTTCTTTGGCCGAAGGATTTCCTATGGATTCCTACGATCTTAAAGCCTCTGCCGGACGTCTTGAAATTCATGGGTTTTCAATTCCGCCCTTATGTCTTTACGCCGATGGCGAGAACCCGGCATTCACGATTGAAACCAAACGCTTTAGCGACATTCTTTACCGTATAGAAGGACAAAGAGGCTACGAAGCTAAGGGTAATCTGTGGAGCCCCGGTTATTTTCGCGTTGATCTTGCGGCCGGTAAAGATGTCACCCTGATCGCTTCTTCGGAAAGCCGGGAAAGCACCATGGCGCTGTCTCCCGCGGAAACATTTCAGGCCGAACTGGAACGGCGCCGACATTTACTGGCGGCGGCGCGTCCGGAATTGGCTAAAGGCTTGGCCAGGCAGTTGGTACTGGCAGCCGATCAGTTTATTATCGCGCCGATCGAGCGGGTTGCCGAAACGCCCCGTATCTGTGCAACCGGCGGCGATGTGCGCACCGTCATTGCCGGGTATCACTGGTTTACCGATTGGGGACGGGACACCATGATCAGCCTCGAAGGCCTGACCTTGACGACAGGACGGCATACCGAGGCGGGACATATTCTGCGGACTTTTGCCCATCATCTGCGTGACGGCCTCATTCCCAACCTGTTCCCGGAAGGTGAAAGCGAGGGTGTGTATTACACCGCCGATGCGACGCTCTGGTTTTTCCATGCGCTGGAGCGTTATCTCGAATATACCGGAGATCGGGGTTTGCTCAAGGAATTGCTGCCCAAACTGTTGGATATCATTGACTATCACATTCGGGGCACTCGCTTCGGTATTCATTGCGATCCCGGCGACGGTCTGCTGGCCCAGGGCGATCCGCGTTACGCGTTGACATGGATGGATGCCAAACTAGGCGATTGGGTCGTTACCCCGCGTCGCGGCAAAGCGGTTGAAATCAACGCCTTGTGGTACAACGCGCTGCGCCTGATGGAAAAATGGATGCAGGAGGAACACTTAAGCTCAAACGTGAGCGAGATTGCAAAGCGCGCCGATGTCACCCGGCTTAGCTTTAATCAACGGTTTTGGAATGCCGGGACAGGGCACCTCTATGATGTGGTCGACGGTGAAAGCGGTGAAAATGACCCGGCGTGCCGGCCCAATCAAGTGTTCGCTCTCTCGCTATCCCATCCGGTATTGGATCAAGCGCATTGGCAATCCGTCTTTCAGACTATCAAGGGCCGGCTGTTGACGCCGGTGGGGCTGAGGACTTTGTCCCCGGATCATCCCGACTATAAAGCCGTTTACCAGGGCGACCTTCGCGCCCGTGATGCCTCTTATCATCAAGGCACGGTCTGGCCCTGGCTGCTGGGACCCTACACCGATGCCTGGTTACGCGTTTATCCCGAACAGCGAAAAGACGCGCGCGACTTTCTTGACCAATTATTGGCGAGACATTTGCATGAAGCCTGCATCGGCTCCGTCAGCGAAGTTTTCGATGCCGAAGGCTTATTCACCCCGCGCGGCTGTATCGCTCAGGCCTGGAGCGTAGCGGAGATCCTTCGCGCCTGGGTGAAGGTAGCTGAAAACCACAAAATGGTTGAATCCAAGTCGGATTAG
- the treZ gene encoding malto-oligosyltrehalose trehalohydrolase gives MSEQITTELVNGRRFPIGAERVPDKGVHFRVWAPERKTVKLVIHSQAEAVDPLHSPTEIELQSEGNGYFSIIVQEACVGSLYRYLLDDDPQPYPDPASRYQPQGPHGPSQVVDALTFDWTDAAWTGIEAQGQVIYEMHIGTFTHEGTWVAAAKELPELAALGVTVLEIMPVADFPGRYGWGYDGVNWFAPTRLYGIPDEFRYFVNQAHAVGLGVILDVVFNHLGPDGNYLGKFSSDYFSTRYQCDWGDPLNFDGPNSGAVRDYVLANSAYWIKEFHLDGLRLDATQQIYDSSAEHIIAAIVKAVRSAGAPRLTYIVGENEPQDATLFLPLEHGGFGLDALWNDDFHHTAMVAMTGRADAYYSDYRGQAQEFVSTLKRGFLYQGQWYSWQNHTRGTPALDMPPAKFVNFIQNHDQLANSGSGKRVHLLTSPNRYRALTALFLLAPQTPMLFQGQEFAATSPFFYFADHKAEIAHWVARGRAESLAQFRALATPEMQARLPDPGDPQTFTHSKLDLNERNLHKEAYALHRDLLSLRRNDPVFQVSQQSHRIDGAVLSPDAWVIRFFGENPGDDRLLLVNLSRDLHLVPAPEPLLAPPKGCVWDAMWFSDDPRYGGMGMPPWPLQGNWYLQGESAVVLHPIHQAKERVDHEQ, from the coding sequence ATGAGCGAACAGATCACTACAGAATTAGTCAATGGTCGCCGATTTCCGATCGGGGCGGAACGAGTGCCCGACAAAGGCGTGCATTTTCGGGTCTGGGCACCTGAAAGAAAGACAGTGAAACTGGTCATTCATTCCCAGGCTGAAGCGGTTGATCCTCTCCATTCGCCGACCGAAATTGAACTGCAAAGTGAAGGCAACGGTTATTTTTCGATCATTGTGCAAGAGGCTTGCGTAGGAAGCTTGTACCGCTACCTGCTGGACGATGACCCGCAACCGTACCCTGATCCTGCCTCGCGTTATCAACCCCAGGGTCCGCACGGACCGTCGCAAGTGGTCGATGCCTTAACGTTCGACTGGACGGACGCCGCCTGGACGGGAATTGAGGCCCAAGGCCAGGTCATTTATGAGATGCATATCGGCACGTTTACTCATGAAGGCACTTGGGTCGCGGCGGCCAAAGAACTGCCTGAACTGGCCGCATTGGGCGTGACGGTGTTGGAGATCATGCCGGTAGCCGATTTTCCGGGCCGGTACGGCTGGGGTTATGACGGTGTCAATTGGTTCGCGCCGACACGGCTTTATGGAATCCCGGACGAATTTCGCTATTTCGTTAACCAGGCTCATGCCGTGGGTCTCGGCGTCATTCTGGATGTGGTATTCAATCATTTGGGCCCGGACGGCAATTATCTGGGGAAATTCTCCAGCGATTACTTTTCTACTCGCTATCAGTGCGATTGGGGCGATCCGCTAAATTTTGACGGGCCGAACTCAGGCGCCGTACGTGATTATGTGCTCGCCAATAGCGCGTATTGGATTAAAGAGTTTCACCTTGACGGCCTACGCCTTGATGCAACCCAGCAAATTTACGACAGCTCCGCTGAACATATTATTGCCGCCATCGTAAAGGCCGTGCGTAGCGCCGGGGCTCCGCGCCTTACCTATATTGTCGGCGAGAATGAGCCGCAGGATGCAACATTGTTTTTGCCTCTCGAACACGGAGGCTTCGGCCTGGACGCGTTATGGAACGACGATTTTCATCATACCGCCATGGTTGCGATGACAGGGCGCGCCGATGCCTACTATAGCGATTACCGGGGGCAGGCTCAGGAATTTGTCTCCACATTGAAGCGAGGTTTCTTGTATCAGGGGCAATGGTACTCATGGCAAAACCATACGCGCGGAACCCCGGCGCTGGATATGCCACCGGCCAAGTTTGTCAACTTCATCCAAAATCACGATCAATTGGCCAACTCCGGCAGCGGCAAACGCGTCCACTTATTGACCAGCCCTAACCGTTACCGGGCTTTGACAGCCCTGTTCTTATTGGCTCCGCAGACGCCTATGTTGTTTCAAGGCCAGGAGTTTGCCGCCACCAGTCCGTTCTTTTATTTTGCCGACCATAAAGCTGAAATTGCCCATTGGGTGGCGCGAGGACGCGCTGAGTCTCTGGCCCAATTTCGAGCCTTGGCAACGCCCGAAATGCAGGCCCGGCTGCCGGATCCGGGCGACCCGCAAACCTTTACCCATTCAAAACTGGACTTGAATGAGCGCAATTTGCATAAGGAAGCCTATGCCCTGCACCGCGATTTGTTAAGCTTGCGCCGTAACGATCCGGTGTTTCAGGTCAGCCAGCAAAGCCACCGTATCGATGGGGCCGTGTTAAGTCCGGATGCCTGGGTGATACGTTTTTTCGGAGAGAACCCGGGTGACGACCGTCTTTTATTGGTTAACCTGAGCCGGGATCTTCACCTGGTTCCGGCGCCGGAACCGCTATTGGCCCCGCCGAAGGGCTGTGTTTGGGATGCCATGTGGTTCAGCGACGATCCTCGTTACGGCGGCATGGGCATGCCGCCCTGGCCCCTGCAAGGCAATTGGTATCTTCAAGGCGAATCGGCTGTTGTGCTGCATCCTATTCACCAGGCAAAGGAGCGTGTTGACCATGAACAGTGA
- the treY gene encoding malto-oligosyltrehalose synthase, translating to MKNKSPQTGTPQNPAPRIPLSTYRLQFNCDFTFNQAREIVPYLSALGISHLYASPYLKARPGSRHGYDIIDHNALNPEIGTDDEFERLCETLARHGMGQVLDVVPNHMGVQAGDNAWWLDVLENGQTAAHAGFFDIDWAPIKPKLHGKVLLPVLGNHYGAVLENAELQLRFDAEHGAFGIYYYEHHFPVDPAQYPSILAFRMEALSTRLREGSQLLMDYQSLVTAFHNLPSRDEGSPERQLERRRDKEVHKRHLAGLVAQSSAIARFLEDNMRILNGKAGESSSFDLLHDLIEKQAYRLAFWRVASDEINYRRFFDINDLAGLCIENDEVFDATHQLLLRLVKEGKLDGLRIDHPDGLYDPEAYFCRLVEHCNRAGRAPYLVVEKILAADENLRSSWPVQGTTGYEFTNLLNGLFVATSAAKSMERAYKSFIGEHVNFDDLLYHSKQLIMKSALSGELNVLANLLSKIAEADRQTCDYTLNGLRTVLAEIVACFPVYRGYISAREVAPEDRRNIEQATAAAKRRSTTADPSIFDFLRDVLTLTAADGKSLAYAEQVLVFSMKFQQFTSPVMAKGLEDTSAYIYHRLLSLNEVGGDPRRFGVTRSAFHRANQVRAERRPHSMLATSTHDTKRSEDMRARLNVLSEIPAAWRLALRHWSRANRSLKRSVDGMRVPTLNDEYFIYQTLLGIWPPGDPDGNEIARLGVRLQDYLVKAVREAKVYTSWINPNAAYEDAVVAFAIALINAPAESAFMADFRPFQRRIGWLGMFNSLSQTLIKFTAPGVPDIYQGCECWDFSLVDPDNRRPVDFGSRKIMLAALQNLAAQTSRQRSTGVRAMCDTLEDGRAKLWVVSSALTLRKRWPEVFQQGNYLPLAVRGEQAAHLCAYARIAGERIVITLAPRFFAQLLGNADTLPLGEKVWGATTVELPFHRPDKQYTCVFTGKVLKPQKQQSRWHMSVAQVLAEFPVGLIIGETVPSGV from the coding sequence ATGAAAAATAAATCTCCACAAACCGGCACTCCGCAGAATCCTGCGCCACGCATTCCATTATCCACCTATCGTCTGCAATTTAATTGCGATTTTACTTTTAATCAGGCCCGCGAAATTGTTCCCTATCTGAGCGCGCTGGGCATCTCCCACCTGTATGCCTCGCCCTATCTCAAGGCGCGGCCAGGCAGCCGGCACGGTTATGACATCATCGATCATAATGCCTTGAATCCCGAGATAGGCACGGACGACGAATTTGAGCGGCTTTGCGAAACGCTCGCCCGGCACGGCATGGGGCAGGTGCTGGATGTGGTGCCTAATCATATGGGGGTGCAGGCCGGAGACAATGCTTGGTGGCTGGACGTGCTGGAAAACGGTCAGACCGCCGCGCATGCCGGGTTTTTCGATATTGATTGGGCGCCGATAAAGCCTAAGCTGCACGGCAAGGTGCTATTGCCGGTGTTGGGTAATCATTATGGCGCAGTGCTGGAAAACGCCGAGTTGCAACTGCGCTTTGATGCGGAGCACGGTGCTTTCGGTATTTATTACTATGAGCATCACTTTCCTGTGGACCCGGCGCAATACCCGAGTATCCTGGCGTTTCGAATGGAGGCCTTGAGCACTCGCTTAAGGGAGGGGAGCCAGTTATTGATGGACTATCAGAGTCTGGTCACCGCCTTCCACAATCTTCCGTCCCGTGATGAGGGATCGCCTGAGCGTCAGCTTGAACGCAGGCGCGACAAGGAAGTGCATAAGCGGCATCTTGCAGGTCTCGTTGCCCAATCCTCCGCCATTGCCCGGTTTCTGGAAGATAATATGCGTATCTTGAACGGCAAGGCCGGGGAGTCATCCAGTTTCGACCTGCTCCACGACTTGATTGAGAAGCAGGCTTACCGGCTGGCGTTCTGGCGGGTGGCCTCGGACGAGATTAATTACCGGCGGTTTTTCGATATCAACGATCTTGCCGGGCTGTGCATCGAAAACGACGAGGTCTTCGATGCGACCCATCAGTTATTGCTGCGGCTGGTTAAGGAAGGCAAACTGGATGGCCTGCGTATTGATCATCCTGATGGTTTGTACGATCCGGAAGCGTATTTTTGCAGGCTGGTCGAACACTGCAACCGCGCCGGGCGTGCGCCTTATCTGGTGGTCGAAAAAATTCTGGCGGCAGACGAGAATTTGCGCAGCAGCTGGCCGGTGCAGGGGACTACGGGTTACGAATTCACTAATCTGCTCAACGGGCTGTTTGTGGCTACCAGCGCCGCCAAAAGTATGGAGCGCGCGTATAAAAGCTTCATCGGAGAGCATGTCAATTTCGATGATCTACTCTACCATTCGAAGCAGCTGATCATGAAATCCGCGCTGTCGGGCGAATTGAATGTGTTGGCCAACCTGCTCTCGAAAATCGCCGAAGCCGACCGCCAGACCTGCGATTATACGCTGAACGGATTGCGTACGGTATTGGCTGAAATCGTTGCCTGCTTCCCGGTTTATCGTGGATACATCAGCGCCCGTGAAGTGGCGCCGGAAGATCGCCGCAACATCGAACAGGCAACCGCTGCGGCTAAACGCAGAAGCACGACAGCCGATCCCAGCATTTTCGATTTTTTGCGCGACGTGCTCACGCTGACCGCGGCAGATGGAAAATCGCTCGCGTACGCCGAGCAGGTATTGGTATTTTCGATGAAATTCCAGCAATTCACCAGCCCGGTGATGGCAAAAGGCCTGGAGGACACCAGCGCCTATATCTATCACCGCTTGCTGTCGCTGAATGAAGTGGGCGGCGATCCGCGTCGATTCGGCGTGACCCGTAGCGCCTTTCATCGGGCCAATCAGGTGCGTGCAGAGCGTCGTCCACATTCCATGCTAGCCACTTCCACGCACGACACCAAACGCAGCGAGGATATGCGCGCCCGCCTGAATGTGCTGTCAGAAATTCCGGCGGCCTGGCGATTGGCGCTTCGACACTGGAGCCGGGCCAACCGAAGTCTTAAACGCAGTGTGGACGGCATGCGGGTGCCGACACTCAACGATGAATATTTCATCTATCAGACCTTGCTGGGCATCTGGCCGCCTGGCGACCCGGACGGCAATGAAATAGCGCGTTTGGGCGTCCGGTTGCAGGACTATCTGGTCAAGGCGGTGCGCGAAGCCAAGGTGTATACCAGCTGGATAAACCCCAATGCAGCCTATGAAGACGCGGTCGTGGCATTCGCGATTGCCCTGATCAATGCACCGGCGGAGAGTGCCTTCATGGCCGATTTTCGGCCTTTTCAGCGGCGGATCGGCTGGCTCGGGATGTTCAACAGCCTGTCGCAGACATTGATCAAGTTCACGGCGCCGGGTGTGCCGGATATTTATCAAGGCTGCGAATGTTGGGATTTCAGCCTGGTGGATCCCGACAACCGGCGCCCGGTTGATTTCGGCAGCCGGAAGATAATGCTGGCTGCCTTGCAGAATCTTGCCGCACAGACATCGCGGCAACGCAGTACAGGGGTAAGAGCGATGTGCGACACGCTGGAAGACGGCCGGGCTAAACTGTGGGTCGTTAGCTCGGCGCTGACGTTGCGGAAGCGCTGGCCGGAAGTGTTTCAGCAAGGAAACTATTTGCCGCTGGCCGTCAGGGGAGAACAGGCGGCTCATCTGTGCGCCTATGCGCGCATTGCCGGTGAGCGTATCGTCATCACGCTGGCGCCGCGTTTCTTCGCGCAACTGCTGGGTAACGCCGATACGCTGCCTTTGGGAGAAAAGGTTTGGGGGGCGACAACAGTGGAACTGCCTTTTCATCGGCCTGATAAGCAATACACTTGCGTCTTTACCGGGAAGGTTCTGAAACCTCAGAAGCAGCAGTCTCGTTGGCATATGTCCGTCGCCCAAGTGCTGGCGGAATTTCCAGTGGGGTTAATTATCGGCGAGACCGTGCCATCCGGAGTCTGA